A genomic stretch from Clavelina lepadiformis chromosome 5, kaClaLepa1.1, whole genome shotgun sequence includes:
- the LOC143459999 gene encoding ras-like GTP-binding protein rhoA: MPSEMSLMRKKLVVVGDGSCGKTCLLMVFSRDKFPTFYVPTVFETYVADIEVKGKQVELALWDTAGQEDYDRLRPFSYPNTDVVLACFSIDSPDSLENIYEKWMPEVRHFCPRVPVILVGTKKDLRFDEATRKELACKQEKPVSFEQGQATATSIGAIAYMECSALHNDGVRQIFDFAAHHITKKKKSNSAGCCII; this comes from the exons ATGCCGAGTGAAATGTCATTGATGCGAAAAAAGTTGGTTGTTGTTGGGGATGGAAGTTGTGGGAAAACTTGTCTTCTTATGGTATTTTCAAGAGACAAGTTCCCAACATTTTATGTTCCAACTGTATTTGAGACGTATGTTGCTGATATTGAAGTCAAAGGAAAACAG gTTGAACTGGCTCTGTGGGATACTGCAGGACAAGAAGATTACGATCGACTTCGACCATTTTCTTATCCAAATACGGACGTGGTGCTGGCTTGCTTTTCCATTGACTCGCCCGATTccttagaaaatatttatgaaaaatgGATGCCAGAAGTGCGACATTTTTGCCCCAGAGTTCCAGTAATTCTGGTTGGAACGAAGAAGGATTTAAG ATTTGACGAAGCCACTCGCAAAGAATTGGCatgcaaacaagaaaaaccaGTGAGTTTTGAACAAGGACAAGCTACAGCGACATCTATCGGCGCCATTGCCTATATGGAATGCTCAGCTTTGCATAACGATGGTGTAAGACAGATCTTTGATTTTGCCGCCCATCACATAACTAAgaagaaaaaatcaaattcTGCAGGATGTTGtataatttga
- the LOC143460000 gene encoding transmembrane protein 231-like, whose product MAIFEIYSHPVYYRYKASICTKATLYIIVSLGLTFIPPLLIAYRSQGFWMTTNTYMEQPDVTFKKQLMLILNKPQPGEFLAWSTYSNFNSLLDQNSLRIPIVSSVESDVNGDGKFDQLNFTVSIPLESTESITSFGLLLIFDYKLYRMSTLQMETLAYISHSSVSAGSSFVTYGDLRLYQKTPLRHRGVDTRFNTTIVDSADSSASTYDLSTIFSAYSQRNLTTQFLNKYPVWKSGRGAQQPFTIEVIISYPTETITYQPGFWELIKWGWVQYVTILLLFLWVFRKINIAVFSEQLFNTVIVHPKIKRH is encoded by the coding sequence ATGGCCATATTTGAGATCTACTCCCACCCTGTCTATTACAGGTATAAAGCCAGCATCTGTACAAAGGCAACTTTGTACATAATAGTGTCATTGGGCTTGACATTCATTCCACCCTTGCTAATTGCGTATCGGAGCCAAGGATTTTGGATGACAACCAATACCTACATGGAACAGCCAGATGTTACATTCAAAAAACAACTTATGttgattttaaacaaaccaCAACCGGGAGAGTTTCTTGCCTGGAGCACATATTCTAACTTCAATTCTTTACTGGATCAAAACAGTCTTCGAATTCCTATCGTATCATCTGTTGAAAGTGATGTTAATGGGGATGGAAAATTTGATCAGTTGAATTTTACTGTGTCCATTCCGTTAGAATCAACAGAGTCTATCACTTCTTTTGGGTTGCTGTTGATTTTTGATTACAAGTTGTACAGGATGTCAACTCTGCAAATGGAGACGCTTGCATACATCTCACATTCTTCTGTGTCTGCTGGATCGTCATTTGTTACATACGGCGACTTAAGGTTGTACCAGAAAACTCCACTCAGACATCGTGGCGTGGATACAAGGTTTAATACAACTATTGTTGACTCTGCTGATTCTTCTGCATCAACATATGATTTATCGACAATCTTCAGTGCTTATTCCCAAAGAAACCTCACGACtcagtttttaaacaaataccCTGTGTGGAAGTCTGGAAGAGGGGCCCAACAGCCTTTTACTATTGAAGTGATTATTTCCTACCCAACTGAAACCATCACATACCAGCCAGGCTTTTGGGAGCTCATTAAATGGGGATGGGTGCAGTATGTAACTATACTCTTGTTGTTTCTGTGGGTATTCAGAAAAATTAACATTGCTGTTTTTAGTGAACAGCTATTCAACACCGTTATCGTCCATCCCAAAATAAAACGACACTGA
- the LOC143460001 gene encoding large ribosomal subunit protein uL16m-like, with the protein MLNAHRKVYAGKRNLLTHGSLSDVFRVFVAGRRWQAEDCEHPDLYNNVQVPETQRTLKVMPKVPDKVPVDRRRKNYLIRGPCLGENAQLMHGQFGIIALKGGFLKSGHFNLIQQKINRMVRKKQTLYAHWRLEAPYHPVTRHPIQAVMGGGKGKISHYVTPVKNRQVIVEVGGKAQFVEVYPTLRNIAMLLPVPAIAVDNQMLEAMYEEERRIEDENENFFTFREIITKNMQGIRSKITKYDFRHFGKMR; encoded by the coding sequence atgttgaaTGCACATCGTAAAGTATATGCTGGAAAACGAAATTTGTTAACGCATGGTTCACTTTCTGATGTTTTCAGAGTGTTTGTAGCTGGAAGACGTTGGCAGGCAGAAGACTGTGAGCATCCAGATTTGTACAACAATGTGCAAGTGCCTGAAACTCAAAGAACCTTGAAAGTGATGCCCAAAGTCCCTGATAAAGTACCTGTGGATCGAAGgcgaaaaaattatttgatcCGAGGGCCCTGTTTAGGGGAAAATGCTCAACTTATGCACGGACAGTTTGGTATTATTGCTCTAAAAGGAGGATTCTTAAAAAGTGGTCACTTTAACCttattcaacaaaaaatcaatCGAATGGTGAGAAAAAAGCAAACGCTTTATGCTCACTGGCGACTTGAAGCTCCTTATCACCCTGTCACACGACATCCGATTCAAGCTGTAATGGGAGGTGGAAAAGGAAAAATTTCTCATTACGTGACGCCAGTGAAAAATAGACAAGTAATTGTGGAGGTTGGTGGGAAGGCCCAATTTGTTGAAGTTTATCCCACTCTGAGAAACATTGCAATGTTGCTGCCTGTTCCTGCAATCGCTGTTGACAACCAAATGTTGGAAGCCATGTATGAAGAGGAAAGACGTATAGAAGACGAGAATGAAAACTTCTTTACTTTTCGTGAAATTATTACTAAAAACATGCAGGGAATCCGGTCTAAAATTACCAAGTATGATTTTAGACATTTTGGTAAAATGCGTTAA